The genomic interval TTCAATTAAATAAGAACGTAACGCTAATAAATCTTCAGTCGTATCTTGTGTAACCTCTTTTTCTACTGAAACCACAATAGCTTGGTCACCCTGACTATAAATCTTCATAATACACCTCAAATAATTATTGGTTATAAAACATGTTCAATATATTTATAATGTAAGAGTTAAGCATTCTTACGAAGTAATATACGAGTATAATTTGTACAAATATCATAACGCTCACCATTAAGCGTGCTGTTTTAAGTCTCTTTATTTGAATTAAATAATTCGATGCTAATTTAGTAAGATATGTTACAGCAACTATTAAAATAATGATAACCCAAATCATGCTGCCACCTTAATTTATACCCTTCATTTACTTTGATTGTTCTGAATATAATTAATTTTAAAGATTAATCTGAATATCGGCAACCTCTCTTAAGCTATTTACAAGAAAAATTTGTGCTTTGCCGCTTTTCAACTTCTCTCTCAATTCTTCTAAGTAGTAAGAACGCAATTGTAATTTTCCTTCGTCTAATAATGCTTGGCGCATACATCCTTTTAAAAAATCATTTTCAAATGGAGGTGTATACCAGTTTCCCGCTTCTTCCACTACAATGTTTCCAATATCAAACTCTAAAATTTTCCCCTTCGCATCATAATAAAGTACTGTATCAGTTTCATGATCATGCGACACATGTGCCCGTTCTGATGTTTTATTCGTATATTGCCAATTGGGATATTTGGCACCTATACATTCAAATCGTGTACTAAATTGATTTTTAACAGGCAGATTTATAATTTGATGTGTCAACGTGCCGTCTTTATCCAACATCACTTTCAATCTCCATAATCCCTCTGTATGTTGTCGGCATATATTGTCCAAATAGGTCTCCCATTCTTTTTTGTCAAACTGAAAACCTAATTGATCAGCTGACTGTGCTATCCTTTTTGTATGATAGAAGTTTCTTGGAATCCTACCCGAATCAATACGCATTGTTTCAAATAAATACATTTTTATTACTCCAATATCTTCGTTTTTGATTTAAACTCTTCTACTTCAGCTATAGGATCAGAATCAATTGTTATACCAGCTCCAACCCCATATATTGCTTTTCCATTGATATATTGAATTGTTCTAATTGCAACATTAAATATTGCTTTATCATCTGGAAGCAACAACCCGATTGTACCGCAGTAAACATGACGCGGTATTTCTTCTAATTGCTTAATATAACGCATTGTATTAATTTTTGGTGCTCCCGTAATAGAACCGCACGGAAATAATGCTTCAAACAACGAAACTAAAGATGTATTTTCTTTTATTATTCCGGCCACCATGCTCGTCATCTGATAAACTGTTTGATAACTTTCAATATGAAACGGTTGATAAACTTTCACAGTTCCTGGATTTGCGATGCGTGCAATATCATTTCTTAATAAATCTACAATCATCACATTTTCAGCCCGGTCTTTTGAAGAATGTACCAATTTTTCATATAGCATATGGTCCTCCGCTTCATTATGCCCTCGTGACATTGTTCCTTTCATCGGTTTACTCAATACCACATTTTCTTGTTCTTTAAATCGCCCTTTTTGGAAAAATAGCTCCGGAGATATAGAAGCAACTTGTAACTCAGCTGTATCTAATAATACTGTATAATTCCCGTGCGCATTGCGAGTTAAATAAGCATATAATTCAGTAATAGGAACCCGGATTTCATCGTATAACCTTGTTGTATAATTAACTTGATATGTATTACCTTCTACAATCGCTTGTTGGACAGCTTGAATATGTGCTTGCAGCATATCATCAGGCAAGCGAAATTTGAAATTCAGTTTCGGCTTAGAATTCAATGATTTTTCATACAGTTCGTTCGATTTATTGGGACTATCAAAGACATAGGCGGCCGCATAAATATTTGACGTCTCTTTAGAGAAGTTTACTTTCATATCAGAATTGAAAGCAGGTGCTGCTTCATATGGCAAATAGAGTGCTACATAGTTTCCTTTTGCCTGATATTCTTCTGCAAAATCGAGTACTCTTTTAGCATCTGCTAATGAATAAGCAATACTTTGAGTTTTTATAGAAGTAAAATTAAATCGGTAATCTTTAAATTTCACTTCGTCTTCGTAATAACGAAAGTTAAACTTAACTACCAACTGTTTCACCCACTTTCTGTAAAAATAAATGAAATTGTTCATGTCCATATTCGCTCAAGATAGATTCTGGATGATATTGAACCCCATATATCGGATATTGTTTGTGTTGAATACTCATAATAATATTTTCATCATTGGTTGCTGTGACTTTTAAAACAGGCGGCACCCTTTTGGCATCTGCCATTAATGAATGGTAACGCATTACTTCAAAAGATGTCGGTAACCCTTCAAAAATACCTTCACCTGTGTTTGTAATACGCGTTGTGTGCCCATGTACTGGACGAGAATTCGGTACTATATTCCCTCCATAATATTCAATTAAAAATTGGAAACCTAGACAAACGCCTAATATCGGAACTTTCTTTTCATATTCTTCGAGAATTTGATGCAAAATCGGATAGTCACTTGGACGACCTGGTCCTGGAGAGATAACTAAGGCTGAAGGTTGTAATGCTTTTAATTGAGACAATGACAGTTCTTTACTATCCAGTACTTTAATTTCCGTCTCACTTTCAACAGTCAAATAATCTACTATATTATATGTAAATGAATCTTTGTTATCTATCATAATAATCATATTGTATGCCCCTAACAAAATTGCTTGGTTTAATTCTATTTTACAAAATAAAGCACAAGAATGTAATACATGACTAGAAGTCTATCTTGATTTTGCAGCTTAAATATATTATTCTAACTATCGAAATCGATAAGCAGAGGTTCCTAGCTGATACCCTCTATAAAAAACTAGACTTTTACTTTCAATCGTCTATCTTTTATAGAGATAGGCAAAAAATGAATTGTCTATCACGTCAACTTGGACCTGAGAACTGATATTTGTACTTTTAGCAAATCAGTTCATACAGTGTCCAATTTTTTTGTTTTAGCTAGGCCGCGAAATATAAAGGAGAGATTGATTTATGGCATCTCATACACTTGATGATAATAAAGCACTGGTTGTTTTCAGCGGCGGTCAAGATAGTACAACATGTCTTTTTTACGCAAAAGAAAAATTTGAAGAAGTTGAACTCGTTACATTCCAATATGGACAACGACATGATACGGAAATAGAAGTCGCAAAAAAAATTGCAGACGAACAAGGATTAAAGCATCATATCCTCGACATGTCTCTTTTATCACAACTCACTCCCAACGCACTTACCCAACACAATCTAGAAATCGGACAAACTGACGATGGTGTTCCCAATACATTTGTACCAGCTAGAAATTTATTATTTTTATCATTTGCCGGAGCATTGGCGTATCAAATCAAAGCGCGTCATATTATCACTGGTGTATGCGAAACTGACTTTTCAGGATATCCAGATTGTCGTGATGATTTCGTTAAATCAATGAATGTGACGTTGAATTTATCTATGGACAAAAATTTTGTCATTCATACACCATTAATGTGGCTGGATAAAAAAGAAACTTGGGCTTTGAGCGATCAACTCGGTGTATTAGATTATGTTCGTAACCAAACATTAACTTGTTACAACGGAATTATTGCAGATGGCTGTGGTGAATGCCCTGCCTGTAAATTACGTGCACGTGGTTTAAATGCCTATTTAGAAGAAAAAGGAGTGAAGTAGGATGTTACAGCAAATTTACCCCAGTGTTTCTCATCCTTATGCGTTCGAATTAAATAAAGATTTTCATTTTGCAGCTGCACACTATATTCCTTGCGAAGATGCAGGGAAATGTGTGCGAACACATGGCCATACTTATTTTGTGAATTTAACAATCGTCGGTGACGACTTAGATCATAGTGGTTTCTTAATTAATTTTGCTTACTTAAAAAAACAAATTCATGAACAATTTGATCATTATCTATTAAATGATTTACCTCAATTCAAAGATGAAATCCCTTCAACTGAAATTGTTGCACAAACTATTTATAAAATGACGGAAGAAATATTAGATAAACAACCTAATCATCCAAAATGTGCACAAGTGTATCTTCGTGAAACACCTTCCAGTTATGTTGTTTATAAAGGTAAGGAGTTTCGTAATGGCTAAAATACCAGTATTAGAAATTTTTGGTCCTACAATCCAAGGTGAAGGCAGAGTAATCGGACGCAAAACAATGTTTGTAAGAACTGCAGGATGTGATTACCATTGTAGTTGGTGCGATTCTAAATTCACTTGGGACGGCAGTGCAAAAGACCAAATTGAAATGATGACAGCCGAAGAAATTTTTCACCAACTCAAAGAAGTTGGTGGCGATTACTTTAACCATGTCACTATTTCAGGCGGTAATCCAGCTTTAATCAAAGGGATTCAAGAATTGGTTGATCTTTTTGAAGAAAAAAACATTGAAACTGCTCTAGAAACACAAGGTAGTCGTTATCAACCATGGATGCGTCAAATCAATGATTTAACAATAAGTCCTAAACCGCCTAGTTCAGGTATGAAGCCTAATTTAGAAATATTAGATGATGTCATTGCGCAATGTGTGCCTGAATCCTTGAATTTAAAAGTAGTCATATTCGAAGATGAAGACTTTAACTTTGCAAAAGAAATCCATCATCGCTACCCTGACATTCCGTTCTATCTTCAAGTCGGCAATCCTTATTTAGAGGATAAAGTCGAAAAACACACTGAGCGGTTATTAGAACGTTATGAAAATTTAGTAGAAACAGTAATGCACAGTAGCGAAATGAATAAGGTTTACGTGCTTCCTCAATTGCACACACTCTTATGGAGTAATCAAAAAGGTGTTTAAAATTTCATGAAAATAAAAAGATTGTTCAGATTATATTTGAACAATCTTTTTTATTACTATTAATCTTTGCTGAAACAAAGTGTTTTCTAATGCTTATAACACTTATAATTTGATATAATACTTCAGTAAATAATAGTAGTCAGGAGACACATCTTATGCTCATTTACATAATTATTAATATTTTAATCATCATATCAGCGATTGCAATTGATATGTGGCTACATACGTCTCACCAATTAAGACTGAGCACGTTGCTAATTGCTTTGACAATAAATAGTGTAATTAATATTTGGGTTATAGGAAAATATGATTTTATCTCTTTTTCTATCATTGCCTTTATATTAATTTGGACTGTATTGGCTTTGCTTACAGATTGGAAGCTGCATCCAGTTGTATTTGAAACGCAAAAATTTGCTGCTTTCATTATTTTCACTTTAATGAGCGTCTCCTTCTTTATTATCTTTAATACAAGCGAAGATTCTTATTATATGTCTATTCCTTATCTATCTCCTGTATTCTTTTTAATGGGTGCTTCGCTATTATTTTTGAGTATTTTTCAAAATAGTGATGTTGAAAAAAATAATTCATCTCTAAGACTACGGAACAAAATGACAATTGGAACTGTATTAATCGTGTTATCATTCATGATTATGACTCTTCTTACACCATTTTGGTATATTTTCGTAATTATTTATTTGATTTTAATAGCATTTATATTATGGATGAAAATATTTTAACATTAATTGATTATTTTATGGTTAAACCTCCAAATCTAGTGGTAGATAAATAAAAGCAAAACAAAAATATGAATTTTGTTAAATAGATAGGAGGACAAGATTATGGGATTTATAGTGATGCTAATTGTCGGTGGCTTAATCGGTTGGTTAGCCGGCGCAATTTTAGGTAAAGATATTCCAGGTGGAATCATCGGTAATATTATTGCAGGTATCGTAGGTGCTTGGTTAGGTTCAGCTATTTTCGGACATTGGGGCCCTAGCTTCGGCGGAATCTCAATCTTCCCTGCATTAATCGGTACGATTATTTTAGTCGCTATTGTATCATTCATTTTCGGTGCAATGCGTAAACGTAAATAGTTAGTTTTAAAACTAAATGAAATAATTGATAAGTAACGTTGGAATTCATTTTTTGAATTTCGACGTTATTTTTTTATTTATTTGGTAAAAAAAGCGTGTTGCT from Staphylococcus condimenti carries:
- a CDS encoding aminotransferase class IV — translated: MYLFETMRIDSGRIPRNFYHTKRIAQSADQLGFQFDKKEWETYLDNICRQHTEGLWRLKVMLDKDGTLTHQIINLPVKNQFSTRFECIGAKYPNWQYTNKTSERAHVSHDHETDTVLYYDAKGKILEFDIGNIVVEEAGNWYTPPFENDFLKGCMRQALLDEGKLQLRSYYLEELREKLKSGKAQIFLVNSLREVADIQINL
- a CDS encoding chorismate-binding protein; amino-acid sequence: MVVKFNFRYYEDEVKFKDYRFNFTSIKTQSIAYSLADAKRVLDFAEEYQAKGNYVALYLPYEAAPAFNSDMKVNFSKETSNIYAAAYVFDSPNKSNELYEKSLNSKPKLNFKFRLPDDMLQAHIQAVQQAIVEGNTYQVNYTTRLYDEIRVPITELYAYLTRNAHGNYTVLLDTAELQVASISPELFFQKGRFKEQENVVLSKPMKGTMSRGHNEAEDHMLYEKLVHSSKDRAENVMIVDLLRNDIARIANPGTVKVYQPFHIESYQTVYQMTSMVAGIIKENTSLVSLFEALFPCGSITGAPKINTMRYIKQLEEIPRHVYCGTIGLLLPDDKAIFNVAIRTIQYINGKAIYGVGAGITIDSDPIAEVEEFKSKTKILE
- a CDS encoding anthranilate synthase component II, which produces MIIMIDNKDSFTYNIVDYLTVESETEIKVLDSKELSLSQLKALQPSALVISPGPGRPSDYPILHQILEEYEKKVPILGVCLGFQFLIEYYGGNIVPNSRPVHGHTTRITNTGEGIFEGLPTSFEVMRYHSLMADAKRVPPVLKVTATNDENIIMSIQHKQYPIYGVQYHPESILSEYGHEQFHLFLQKVGETVGS
- the queC gene encoding 7-cyano-7-deazaguanine synthase QueC, translated to MASHTLDDNKALVVFSGGQDSTTCLFYAKEKFEEVELVTFQYGQRHDTEIEVAKKIADEQGLKHHILDMSLLSQLTPNALTQHNLEIGQTDDGVPNTFVPARNLLFLSFAGALAYQIKARHIITGVCETDFSGYPDCRDDFVKSMNVTLNLSMDKNFVIHTPLMWLDKKETWALSDQLGVLDYVRNQTLTCYNGIIADGCGECPACKLRARGLNAYLEEKGVK
- the queD gene encoding 6-carboxytetrahydropterin synthase QueD, with amino-acid sequence MLQQIYPSVSHPYAFELNKDFHFAAAHYIPCEDAGKCVRTHGHTYFVNLTIVGDDLDHSGFLINFAYLKKQIHEQFDHYLLNDLPQFKDEIPSTEIVAQTIYKMTEEILDKQPNHPKCAQVYLRETPSSYVVYKGKEFRNG
- the queE gene encoding 7-carboxy-7-deazaguanine synthase QueE; its protein translation is MAKIPVLEIFGPTIQGEGRVIGRKTMFVRTAGCDYHCSWCDSKFTWDGSAKDQIEMMTAEEIFHQLKEVGGDYFNHVTISGGNPALIKGIQELVDLFEEKNIETALETQGSRYQPWMRQINDLTISPKPPSSGMKPNLEILDDVIAQCVPESLNLKVVIFEDEDFNFAKEIHHRYPDIPFYLQVGNPYLEDKVEKHTERLLERYENLVETVMHSSEMNKVYVLPQLHTLLWSNQKGV
- a CDS encoding GlsB/YeaQ/YmgE family stress response membrane protein; this encodes MGFIVMLIVGGLIGWLAGAILGKDIPGGIIGNIIAGIVGAWLGSAIFGHWGPSFGGISIFPALIGTIILVAIVSFIFGAMRKRK